The DNA window AGTATTGCTTCTAATGATACTCAAACCGTCGCATTAGACAGTGACGCTGATACTGTTCAAGACCTTCTTGATAATTGTCCTTTGATTGCTAATACTAATCAAACAGATCTAGATCAAGATCGGATAGGGGATGCATGTGACACTTCTAACTCTCTTGTAAAAACAGCTCAAGCTGCACGTATTATGGAAAAAGTAATTAGTTATTCTGCTACAAATAAATTCGAAATTCGCAATAATGATGAAGATCTTAAAGGTGAAAGTATTTATGATGTAACTAATGCTCTCAAAGGAGAAGATGTAGCTTGGCTTGAAGATGGAAAAATATCCACTCCACTCGGTTCTTCATCTTATAGTCAATACCTTAATTTTTCTTCTCAAGATCCTCTAAACCATGCAGTGTTTTTTGGTACAAATCAAGATCAAAAAATAGGCGATTTCTATGTTATTCGTAAACATCAAAATATTGCCCAATATCACTTAGAATTTATGGATGGGCTCGAATCACGTATATCTGGACGTGGTGACTTCTTCATAGATTTATTAGACCAGAATATTGTTTTAATGGGCAAAAGATATACTATCGTCAATGCCTATCGACCGACAGGGCTCAATAGTGTTCATTTGGTCTTAATGCATTCTCCTACTCAACAGCGAGTCAGTGCGCAACCTGAGACATTTAGCGTAGGGGAAAAGACATACACTATTTCTTTGCTTAAAAGTAATTCAGAGGGAGTTATCCTATCCATTAATGGCAAAACTACACCTCTTCTTCATCGTGGAGATTTAACTTTACTTGAAGCTAATTCTCAAGGTAATTCTTATCTTGGTGTTGGTAGTTTTCAAACCCAAGGCGAGTTTAATTATGCTGATGTTTATCTTGGTGCGCAAAAAATAGTACTTCAGGATGATTTAATCAAAGATTTAGATGATGGGGGAACCCTCATTGTCAACGACAATCCTCAAAAATTTAGCACTGTAAAAGTCAGCGGAAACATTAACGGACAAGAATTAACAATTTCTACGATTGACATTGACATGAGGGCAGAAAAAGAAATTTACATCCCTGCTCATGGCACATTGAGTGAAGGAT is part of the Candidatus Woesearchaeota archaeon genome and encodes:
- a CDS encoding thrombospondin type 3 repeat-containing protein, producing the protein MRKIITSSILFLLLVSLMFVTSCWFSSQNSNTSIASNDTQTVALDSDADTVQDLLDNCPLIANTNQTDLDQDRIGDACDTSNSLVKTAQAARIMEKVISYSATNKFEIRNNDEDLKGESIYDVTNALKGEDVAWLEDGKISTPLGSSSYSQYLNFSSQDPLNHAVFFGTNQDQKIGDFYVIRKHQNIAQYHLEFMDGLESRISGRGDFFIDLLDQNIVLMGKRYTIVNAYRPTGLNSVHLVLMHSPTQQRVSAQPETFSVGEKTYTISLLKSNSEGVILSINGKTTPLLHRGDLTLLEANSQGNSYLGVGSFQTQGEFNYADVYLGAQKIVLQDDLIKDLDDGGTLIVNDNPQKFSTVKVSGNINGQELTISTIDIDMRAEKEIYIPAHGTLSEGLEIAQIDPAILFTQNWDIAYDGLSDVPTHKITLAPTSPERYELTWYEGTGKQVRMPLFEFKIRGLLLGGHNQPLILRERSDIPYNSNVVVTTGHPEQNNARSYLMRYNGWNASTKEVSFTHVALNKTYVGSADEKGNYILNVGGANFIVNIQELNGGTDSKVKVDLNGDGDFFDNVSIVDEYGLTISLEDVEEIFPNDLKDEYHLHLTSPNPVKFDNVVPTPLTIDIKNTGGAVGAAIRGYNLVFEPRTFHSSHGYSSLGTFISLKANPGLAHEINLDYPQSQRYPVVRVVGYLDDAKAK